Part of the Pyxidicoccus trucidator genome is shown below.
AGCCCCTCATGGAGTCTACCCCTGCGCCGCCACCAGCACGCGCCCCAGCCGGGCCACGGCCTCTTCAATCCGCGCAGGCTCGCAGTTGCTGAAGTTCAGCCGCATGCAGTGGGCCGCGGACCGCCCTCCCGCCACCGTGAACGCCTGGCCGGGAAGGTACGCCACCCGCTCCGTCTCCAGCGCGCGCGACAGCAACGCGGTGGTGTCCGCGCCCTCCGGCAGCTCCACCCAGACGAACATGCCGCTCGAGGGCTTCGACCACTTCGCCCCTCGCGGCAGGTGCTGCTCCAGCGCCTTCAGCAGCGTGTCCCTGCGCAGCCGGTACTCATGGCGCAGCCGCGTCAGGTGCCCCTCCAGCCGCCCCGAGTCGAGGAACGACAGGATGATGCGCTGGGTGAACGTCGCCGTGTCGATGTCGCTCGACTCCTTCACCGTGGCCAGCCGGAAGACCATCGGCTCCGGCACCACCACCCAGCCCACCCTCAGCGCCGGTGCGAGAATCTTCGAGAACGAGCCCACGTAGTACACCCACTGCTCGTCCAGCGCGCGCAGCGGCGGTAGCACCCGGTCCTCGTAGTTGAGGAACCCGTACGCGTCGTCCTCGATGATGGGCATCCGGTAGTCGCGCGCCAGCTTCACCAGCCGCTCGCGAGCCTCCGTCGCCAGGCTGATGCCCAGCGGGTTGTGCCCGTCGCTCATCGTGTACAGGAACGCCGGCCGCTCCCCCGAGGCCAGCACCGACTCCACCGAGTCCAGGTCGATGCCCGTCCCCGCCTCTGTGCGCACCGCCAGCCGCCGCGCCTGGTACGGCTCCAGCACCTGCTGGAACCCCGAGTACACGCGGTCCTCCAGCATCACCGACTGACCGGGCTCCAGCATCAGCCGCACCAGCAGATTCAGCCCCTGCTGGGCGCCCGTGGTGAGGAACACCTGCTCCGGGGAACAGCGCACGCCCCGCTTCGCCATCAGCGCCACGATGTGCTCGCGCAGCGGCTGGAGCGTGGCCGAGTACTGCAGCGCGCTCCCCTGCTCCGCCAGGACACTCGCCGCCGACGCGGCCATGCCCTCCGTGGGAAACATCTCGGCGGCCGGAAGGCCCAGCGCAAGCGAGAAGACGCCAGGCTTGGTGATGTTCTGCAACATGTCCTGGATGGCGGACGGCGCCAGCCGCCGCGCCCAGGGCGCCAGGGGAAGTTCGGAGGTGTTCATCAAGGACCGCAGCGTATCCCACTCGAACCCGAAGATTCCAAGTGTGCCGGCTTGTCGTGAAACGCCCACCCTCACCCCGGGCCCCTGGTGACGGCCCTCACGGACGGGAGACACTCAGGGAGGGGGGCCCGTCAGGAAGTCGAACCCGGCCCTGGCTATGTCCTCCGGCACGGTATGCACCCCCGCGAACTCGCGATAGTCCACCACGTAGTCCTCGTCCCGGAGCTCCTCGACGATGAAGCGCCCACCGTCGACGGGCAGCACCGGGTCCAGCGTGCCATGGGAGATGAAGACGGCGGGCCGGCCCTGGAGCTCGGACGCGGCGACGCCTCCCGCCGAGAAGGCGGCGATGCGCCGGAAGAGGTCGCCATTGCTCAGCCCGACGGACAGCGCGTAGGTCGCCCCGTCCGAGAAGCCGCTGATGGTGATGCGCTCCGGGTCCACCGAGTACTCACGGAACACCCGCGCCAGCGTCGCGTCGAGGAACGCCAGGTCCGCGCCGTACTGACGCACGGCGAACAGGTCCCAGCTCCGCGCCACGGACTTGGGCGCCAGCACCAGCGTGCCGGTGGCGTGGGCCTCGTCGCTCATCAGGGGAAGGACGTTCTCCGGCGCGCGCCCCGCACCGTGCAGCAGCACTATCAGCGCCGCGGGGGACCCCGGCGAGTAGCTCTCCGGCACCAGCAACACCCCACGCTCCTTGCCCTCCTCTTCCAGCAGCAGCTCCCCCCTCGAGGCCGAGGGCTCGGTCGGCTCCCCATGGCGCACGGCCAGCCGCGCCGAGCCGAAGCTCGTGTCAACCAGCTGGGTGGGCCCGCCACACCCGACCAGCGCCACCAGCAACACCCGGAAGGCCGCGGACGAGCCCCTCCGGGACAGCGTGCGTGACGTCCTCATGCCTTGCCATCTCCCGTGAAGCGCGGCGTTACTCTCCACGGGAGAAACGCGGACACGACGGGACGCATATCGCCGGGCGCGCCCCCCCGCCGGCACACGGAGCGCACACACACTGCCTGTGTCACCCCAGGCCCCCTGCCCCCGTGCTTGCGAACTCAAATCCGTGTATCAACGGGGCGTCGTAGTTCGCGAGGCCTGCTGGATAATCTTGCCTCACCCGGAGAACGAAATGCTGGACCGCCCGATGTACCTCAAGCCGAACGTCGCCATCGAGCCGCTCTACAACCAATGGTACGTCTGGTGGTACCTGCTGTCGCCCGCGACGGCTCCGCTGTTCGTGACGAACCTGCACCAGAAGCTGATGCAGTCCTTCGTCGCCAACCCGGACGTCCACGTGGCGGCGCTGAAGAACCCGCTGCTGATGGGCGGCCCCTTCATCAACCACCCGGCGTCGCGCGTGGGAATGGTGAAGGAGCTGCTGGAGCGCACGCAGCGCGAGCAGGCGCACATGCTCGCGTACACCAAGGCCCTGGCGGAGCTCGAGCAGCTCATGGCGCCCAACAACGGTGGCTCGCTGGAGTCGCTCTACGCCAAGGTCCCCGACCTGCTGCGCGGCTACGTGGAGCTGACGTACGACCTGAGCCACCGCGCCAGCGCGCGGGTCATCGAGCCGCTGCTGTACCGCAGCCACTTCTACCAGGAGTCCTCGCAGAGCGTGACGCTCAACGTGGTGGACGGCGACTGGCGCCCGTACATCTTCAGCACGCCGCGCCTGGAGGGGGACTCGCCCCTGTGGCTGAAGGTGCCCTTCAAGCATGAAGGCCTGGACGCGCTGTTCCGCATGCGCCACACCGCCGGCTCCCCGGGCCAGGTCGCGGAGATGCTGGGCGTGCCTGGCAGCGCCGCCGACGCCTTCGCCAACCTCTTCACGGAGGCGGAGCCGCGCCGCGCGGAGCGCTACACGGGCGAGGGCGTGCGCGTGCGCTACTTCGGCCATGCCTGCGTGCTGCTGGAGACGAAGGAGGTCAGCATCCTCACGGACCCCGTCATCAGCTACGAGTTCCCCACGGAGCTGCCGCGCTACACGCACTCGGACCTGCCCGAGCACATCGACTACGTGGTCCTCACCCACGGCCACGCCGACCACCTGATGATGGAGACGCTCCTCCAGCTCCGGCACCGGGTGGGCACCATCATCGTCCCGCGCAACAACGGCAACTCGATAGCGGACCCCTCGCTGCGGCTGATGCTGCACCACACCGGCTTCAAGAACGTGGTGGAGATCGACGACCTGCAGGAGATTCAGGTGCCGGGCGGCTCCATCACCGGCCTGCCCTTCCTCGGCGAGCACAGCGACCTCGCCATCCAGGCGAAGACGGCGCACCTCGTCCGGCTGGGCGGCAAGTCGATGCTGATGGCGGCGGACTCCAACGCGATTGAGCCGCGCCTGTACCAGCACCTGCGCGACATCGTCGGCACCATCGACGTGCTCTTCCTCGGCATGGAGTGCGAGGGCGGCCCCATGAGCTGGATGTATGGCCCGCTGCTGAGCAACCCGCTCCCTCGGAAGATGGACCAGGCACGCCGGCTCAATGGCTCCGACAGCGCCCGCGCCGTGGAGATCACCAACTACCTCTCCCCCAAGGAGGTCTACGTCTACGCGATGGGCCAGGAGCCGTGGCTGCGCCACGTGATGATCCTCGTGTACGACGACAAGGCGCCGCAGATGATCGAGTCGAACAAGTTCCTGGAGCACTGCCGCGGCAAGGGCATCCAGGCCGAGCGCCCCTACGTCCGGATGGAGCGCATCCTCAAGTAGTCCGCCAGAGACACCCCATGACAACTTCGTCCCTCTACCGCTTCGCGGACCACACGCTTGTCGAGCCCCTCGTCCAGGACTGGACGGCCTGGTGGATGACGGTGGCCCCGGTCCCCGCCAGCCTCCACACCCATGCGTACCTGGTGCCCCTGCTGAAGAACTACCTGCAGAGCCCGGACTTCCACGCCCGCGCGGCGAGGGACCCGGCGCTCAGCGGCACCTCCTTCGTGGGCATCCCCGCGGCGCGTGCGGGCGAGGTGAAGGACCTGCTCCAGCGCATGCAGACGGAGCAGGAGGACCGCATCAAGCTGGCCGAGGCGCTGGAGGAGTTCCAGGGCTGGCTGCTGGCGGAGGCCAAGGGGCAGTCGCTGGAGCCGCTCTACGAGAAGGTGCCCGAGCCGCTGCGCGGCCTGGTGGAGCTCGTCTACGACTACCACAACCGCCCGTCCGTCCGGATCCTCGAGGGGCTCACGTACCGCAGCCGCTTCCACAAGCCGGAGCTGCAGTCGCTGCGCCTGTCGCGGCTGGAGCGCGATGACCGCGCCTCCATGATGGCCACGCCGCGCCTCCTGGAGGCGGGACAGCTCGACTGGAAGGTGCCCTTCCAGGACGAGCGGCTGGACCGGCTGTTCAGCCTGGACCTGGAGCCGAAGCCGCTGGGCTGGATTCGCGACCTGCTGGGCCCGGCGGTGAAGGACGACGCGGAGCTGCTGCCGCTGCTGTCCGAGGCGCCGCTCCCTCCGCCTCCGGAGCCGTGGAACGGCCCGGTGCCGCGGGTGCGCTACGTGGGCCACGCGTGCGTGCTGGTGGAGTGGAAGGGCACCACGATTCTGATGGACGCCGTGGTGCCGGTGCGCCCCAGCGCCGGTGGCATGGAGCGCATCTCCTTCACGGACCTGCCGCGCCGCATCGACTACGTCATCATCACCCACAGCCACCCGGACCACTGGGACTTCGAGACGCTGCTGCGCCTGCGGCAGCGGGTGGGCCACCTGGTGGTGCCGCGCTCCGGCGGGCTCATGGTGGGCGACTACTCGCTGAGCCTCCTGGCCCGCTCGCTGGGCTTCCGGAGCGTGCTGGAGCCGCAGGCCCTGGACCCCATCTCCATCCCCGACGGCGAAATCATGGCCGCGCCCTTCCTGGGCGAGCACGGCGACCTCAACCACTCCAAGTCCTCGTGGATCATCCGCACCGGCAACGAGCGCCTGTTCTTCGCCGCGGACTCCACCTGCGTGGATGACGCCCTCTACCGGAACCTGCAGCAGATGGTGGGCGACATGCACACCGTGTTCATGAACACGGAGATTGAGGGCGCGCCACACACGTGGATGATGGAGGCGCTGTTCCCCAAGAAGCGCGACCGGAAGATGGAGAAGAACCGGCGCTGCCGCGGCAGCAACACGCCCGAGGGGCTGCGGATGCTGGGGATGCTGGGAGCGAAGCGGCTCTACAACTACGCCATGGGCCTGGAGCCCTGGATGGAGCACATCATCGGCCCTCCGGCCACCATGGAGACGCCTCGCATGAAGGAGTCCGACCGGCTCCTCGCCGAGTGCCGCGAGCGCGGCATCGCCGCGAAGCGGCTGCACGGCTCCGCCACCTTCACGCTGGAGGGATGAGCGCGTCCGGGCCCCCAGGCCAGGCCTGGGGGCCTCTACAGCGGGCTGGAAGCGTCAGGCCGCGGCGACGGAAGCCACGAGGCCGCTCGCGCGCAGCACGTCCAGCACGCGCGCCAGCCCGACCTCCACCGGCTCCGCGTCCGAGCGGACGATGGCCTCGGGCGTCTCCGGGGCCTCGTACGGGTCCGACACGCCGGTGAAGTGGAGAATCTCTCCGGCCAGCGCCTTCTTGTAGAGCCCCTTCACGTCCCGGGCGATGAGCGCGTCCAGGCTGGCCTGGATGTAGACCTCCACGAAGGGGATGCCCTTCGCGGCGGCCATCTGGCGCACCTCGTCGCGCGAGCTCCGGTACGGGGAGATGGCGGCGACGATGACACCCACGCCGTGGCGGGCCAGCAGCATGGCCACCTTGCCGATGCGGCGCACATTCTCATCGCGGTCCTCGCGGGAGAAGCCCAGCCCGCGCGACAACCAGGTGCGCACCTCGTCACCGTCCAGCAACTCCACCGCCCGCATGGGCTCCAGCTGCGCGCACAGCGCACGGGACAGCGTGCTCTTGCCCGCACCGGACATGCCCGTCAGCCAGAGGATGAAACCCGGAGCTTCTCGCATCGTCGTCATCCTCGAATCGCGGGGCCGTTGATCATCCCGGCACCCACCGTGGCGTTCGTCGCCTCGTCGATGAGGATGAAGCTGCCGGTGTGGCGGTTGCGCCGGTACTCGTCGAAGAACAGGGGGACGGTGGTGCGCAGCGTCACCCGGCCGATTTCGTTGAGCTTGAGCTCCGTGCCGTCCTCGTCGCGGTGGAGCGAGTTCACATCCAGCCGGTAGTGCAGCTGCTTGACCATCGCCCGCGCCGAGCGCGTGGTGTGCTTGATGGCCAGCCGCGCGCCGGGCCGCAGCGCCGAGGACTCCGACAGCCAGCACACCATGGCATCGATGTCCTGCCCGACGTGGGGCGGATTGCCCGGCCGGCAGAGCATGTCGCCGCGGCTGATGTCCAGCTCCTCGGCCAGCGACACGTTCACCGCCATGGGGGGAAAGGCCTCTGTCAGGGGCTTCCCCGCCAGCTCCAGCGCGCGGATGCGGGTGGTGAAGCCGGAGGGCAGCACCATCACCTCGTCGTCCGGGCGCAGCACGCCGCCCAACACCTGCCCGGCGTAGGCCCGGTAGTCGTGGTGCTTCGTGGACATGGGGCGGATGACGCTCTGGACCGGGAAGCGCACGTGGATGAGGTTCCGGTCAGACGCGATGTGCACGTTCTCCAGGTGGTGCAGGAGCGTGGACCCCTGGTACCAGGGCATCCGTTCCGAGCGCGTCACCACGTTGTCCCCGCCCAGCGCGGAGATGGGGATGAACGTGAGGTCCGACACGTCCAGCTTCATGGAGAACCGGCGGAACTCCTCGCGGATGCCCTCGAAGACGGCCGCGTCGAAGCCCACCAGGTCCATCTTGTTGATGCAGAGCACCAGGTGCGGCACGCGCAGCAGCGAGGCGATGAAGGCATGGCGGCGCGTCTGCTCCAGCACGCCCTTGCGCGCGTCCACCAGGATGAGCGCCAGGTCCGCCGTGGACGCGCCCGTCACCATGTTGCGCGTGTACTGCACGTGCCCGGGGGTGTCCGCGATGATGAACTTGCGCTTCACCGTGGCGAAGTAGCGGTACGCCACGTCGATGGTGATGCCCTGCTCTCGCTCGGCCTTCAGGCCGTCCAGCAGCAGCGCCAGGTTGACGTACTCGTCCCCGCGCGCGCGGCTGGTGCGCTCCACCGCCGCGAGCTGGTCCTCGAGGATGGACCGGGTGTCGTGGAGCAGCCGGCCGATGAGCGTGCTCTTGCCGTCGTCGACGGAGCCCGCGGTCGCGAAACGAAGCAGTTCCACTAGAAGTAGCCCTCACGCTTGCGGTCTTCCATCGCCGTCTCGCTGAACTTGTCGTCCGCGCGGCTGGCCCCCCGCTCGGTGACGCGCGAGGCGCGAATCTCGGTGACGACCTGCTCCACCGTGGTGGCCGTGGACTCGACACACGCGGTGCAGGTCATGTCGCCCACGGTGCGGAAGCGCACCTCGGCCGTGGAGACCTGCTCTCCCGGCATCAGCTGGAGGTACGGCGACCACGCCATCAGCATGCCGTCGCGGCGGAACACCTCGCGGCGGTGGCTGAAGTAGATGGACGGCAGCGCCACGCGCTCCTGGTCGATGTACTGCCAGATGTCCAGCTCGGTCCAGTTGGACAGGGGGAAGACGCGCAGGTGCTCACCCCTGCGGTGGCGGCCGTTGTAGAGGCTCCACAGCTCCGGGCGCTGGTTCTTCGGGTCCCACTGGCCGAACTCGTCGCGGAACGAGAACACGCGCTCCTTCGCGCGGGCCTTCTCCTCGTCGCGCCGGGCCCCACCGAACACGGCGTTGAACTGGTGCTGTTCAATGGCCTCCAGCAGCGGCACCGTCTGCGCGCGGTTGCGCGAGGCGCGCGGGCCCTTCTCCTCCGCCACGCGGCCACCGTCGATGGCCTCCTGCACCGAGGCGACGATGAGCCGCGCGCCCAGCTCCGCCACGCGCGCGTCCCGGTACTGGAGCACCTCCGGGAAGTTGTGCCCGGTGTCCACGTGCATCAACGGGAAGGGCAGCGGCGCGGGCGCGAAGGCCTTCACCGCCAGGTGCAGCATCACCGCCGAGTCCTTCCCTCCCGAGAACAGGAGCACCGGACGGTCCAGCTCGGCCGCCACCTCGCGGATGATGAAGATGGACTCGGCTTCCAGGGCCTCGAGGTGTGACAGCTCGTAGCTCACGCGCGGCAAGCTATCACAGACCTTCATCAGCCCCGCCAATGCCTGAAACCCATGACACTCCGCGCAACGCGCAAGCCTTGAGGGGACGTGTGTGAGTTCCGCGCTCCCGCGCGCGGTGCCTCACGGGCAGTGCGGATTCCAGGGCAGACTGGAGGTGAGGTGGCCCATGGACGCCGAGACGTTGCCTCATCCGGAGCCACGCAGGCTGGCGTGGCGCATCGAGCAGGCGCAGGCGGAGCAGGTGGACCAGACGCCCCTGCCCGGACGCGTGGGGCGGCCCTCGCTGCATGTGGCGGGAGGACGGGCCATCTACACGGGACCGCGCGCGCTGTACTCCGTCGCGCTGGGGGTGGGGCTGGGCGGCGTGGTGGGCGCGGAGGACGTGGACCGCATCGAGGCGCTGCTGGGCCAGGACGGCGGCGCGGTCCGCATCGAGCTGGGCCCCTTCTGCGACGCCTCGCTGGGGAGGGAGCTGGCGCGGCGGGGCTATGCCGTGGAGTACTTCCAGCTCGTCTGGTGGCGCCGTCCGGGAGCGGTGCCGCCGCCTCCTCCGGGGGTGACGGTGCGCCCATTGGTGCCGGGCGAGGAGCACATGTGGGCGGGGCTCTTCTTCCACGCCTACGCGGGGCGGCCCGCCTCGGCGGACGTGGAGCTGGCGGGCGGCCTGAACCTGACGCGCACGCCGTGCAACACCTGCTTCCTGGCCTGCGTGGACGGCGAGCCGCGCGGCGTGGGCGTGGTGTCCGCCACGGCCGGCGTGGCGCTGCTGTCGGGGGACGGCGTCCCCTGGCCCTACCAGGGACGGGGGCTGCAGGTGGCGCTCATCCACGCACGGCTGGCCTGGGCGGCCGAGCAGGGCTGCGACGTGGCCACCGCCGCGACGGAGCCCTCCACGGCGTCACAGCGCAGCTACGAGAAGGCGGGCTTCC
Proteins encoded:
- the cysC gene encoding adenylyl-sulfate kinase, giving the protein MREAPGFILWLTGMSGAGKSTLSRALCAQLEPMRAVELLDGDEVRTWLSRGLGFSREDRDENVRRIGKVAMLLARHGVGVIVAAISPYRSSRDEVRQMAAAKGIPFVEVYIQASLDALIARDVKGLYKKALAGEILHFTGVSDPYEAPETPEAIVRSDAEPVEVGLARVLDVLRASGLVASVAAA
- a CDS encoding MBL fold metallo-hydrolase; this encodes MLDRPMYLKPNVAIEPLYNQWYVWWYLLSPATAPLFVTNLHQKLMQSFVANPDVHVAALKNPLLMGGPFINHPASRVGMVKELLERTQREQAHMLAYTKALAELEQLMAPNNGGSLESLYAKVPDLLRGYVELTYDLSHRASARVIEPLLYRSHFYQESSQSVTLNVVDGDWRPYIFSTPRLEGDSPLWLKVPFKHEGLDALFRMRHTAGSPGQVAEMLGVPGSAADAFANLFTEAEPRRAERYTGEGVRVRYFGHACVLLETKEVSILTDPVISYEFPTELPRYTHSDLPEHIDYVVLTHGHADHLMMETLLQLRHRVGTIIVPRNNGNSIADPSLRLMLHHTGFKNVVEIDDLQEIQVPGGSITGLPFLGEHSDLAIQAKTAHLVRLGGKSMLMAADSNAIEPRLYQHLRDIVGTIDVLFLGMECEGGPMSWMYGPLLSNPLPRKMDQARRLNGSDSARAVEITNYLSPKEVYVYAMGQEPWLRHVMILVYDDKAPQMIESNKFLEHCRGKGIQAERPYVRMERILK
- a CDS encoding MBL fold metallo-hydrolase codes for the protein MTTSSLYRFADHTLVEPLVQDWTAWWMTVAPVPASLHTHAYLVPLLKNYLQSPDFHARAARDPALSGTSFVGIPAARAGEVKDLLQRMQTEQEDRIKLAEALEEFQGWLLAEAKGQSLEPLYEKVPEPLRGLVELVYDYHNRPSVRILEGLTYRSRFHKPELQSLRLSRLERDDRASMMATPRLLEAGQLDWKVPFQDERLDRLFSLDLEPKPLGWIRDLLGPAVKDDAELLPLLSEAPLPPPPEPWNGPVPRVRYVGHACVLVEWKGTTILMDAVVPVRPSAGGMERISFTDLPRRIDYVIITHSHPDHWDFETLLRLRQRVGHLVVPRSGGLMVGDYSLSLLARSLGFRSVLEPQALDPISIPDGEIMAAPFLGEHGDLNHSKSSWIIRTGNERLFFAADSTCVDDALYRNLQQMVGDMHTVFMNTEIEGAPHTWMMEALFPKKRDRKMEKNRRCRGSNTPEGLRMLGMLGAKRLYNYAMGLEPWMEHIIGPPATMETPRMKESDRLLAECRERGIAAKRLHGSATFTLEG
- the cysD gene encoding sulfate adenylyltransferase subunit CysD, yielding MKVCDSLPRVSYELSHLEALEAESIFIIREVAAELDRPVLLFSGGKDSAVMLHLAVKAFAPAPLPFPLMHVDTGHNFPEVLQYRDARVAELGARLIVASVQEAIDGGRVAEEKGPRASRNRAQTVPLLEAIEQHQFNAVFGGARRDEEKARAKERVFSFRDEFGQWDPKNQRPELWSLYNGRHRRGEHLRVFPLSNWTELDIWQYIDQERVALPSIYFSHRREVFRRDGMLMAWSPYLQLMPGEQVSTAEVRFRTVGDMTCTACVESTATTVEQVVTEIRASRVTERGASRADDKFSETAMEDRKREGYF
- a CDS encoding alpha/beta hydrolase, with the protein product MRTSRTLSRRGSSAAFRVLLVALVGCGGPTQLVDTSFGSARLAVRHGEPTEPSASRGELLLEEEGKERGVLLVPESYSPGSPAALIVLLHGAGRAPENVLPLMSDEAHATGTLVLAPKSVARSWDLFAVRQYGADLAFLDATLARVFREYSVDPERITISGFSDGATYALSVGLSNGDLFRRIAAFSAGGVAASELQGRPAVFISHGTLDPVLPVDGGRFIVEELRDEDYVVDYREFAGVHTVPEDIARAGFDFLTGPPP
- a CDS encoding GNAT family N-acetyltransferase — protein: MDAETLPHPEPRRLAWRIEQAQAEQVDQTPLPGRVGRPSLHVAGGRAIYTGPRALYSVALGVGLGGVVGAEDVDRIEALLGQDGGAVRIELGPFCDASLGRELARRGYAVEYFQLVWWRRPGAVPPPPPGVTVRPLVPGEEHMWAGLFFHAYAGRPASADVELAGGLNLTRTPCNTCFLACVDGEPRGVGVVSATAGVALLSGDGVPWPYQGRGLQVALIHARLAWAAEQGCDVATAATEPSTASQRSYEKAGFRCAYPKLIMVRTPPGA
- a CDS encoding sulfate adenylyltransferase subunit 1, yielding MELLRFATAGSVDDGKSTLIGRLLHDTRSILEDQLAAVERTSRARGDEYVNLALLLDGLKAEREQGITIDVAYRYFATVKRKFIIADTPGHVQYTRNMVTGASTADLALILVDARKGVLEQTRRHAFIASLLRVPHLVLCINKMDLVGFDAAVFEGIREEFRRFSMKLDVSDLTFIPISALGGDNVVTRSERMPWYQGSTLLHHLENVHIASDRNLIHVRFPVQSVIRPMSTKHHDYRAYAGQVLGGVLRPDDEVMVLPSGFTTRIRALELAGKPLTEAFPPMAVNVSLAEELDISRGDMLCRPGNPPHVGQDIDAMVCWLSESSALRPGARLAIKHTTRSARAMVKQLHYRLDVNSLHRDEDGTELKLNEIGRVTLRTTVPLFFDEYRRNRHTGSFILIDEATNATVGAGMINGPAIRG
- a CDS encoding PLP-dependent aminotransferase family protein gives rise to the protein MNTSELPLAPWARRLAPSAIQDMLQNITKPGVFSLALGLPAAEMFPTEGMAASAASVLAEQGSALQYSATLQPLREHIVALMAKRGVRCSPEQVFLTTGAQQGLNLLVRLMLEPGQSVMLEDRVYSGFQQVLEPYQARRLAVRTEAGTGIDLDSVESVLASGERPAFLYTMSDGHNPLGISLATEARERLVKLARDYRMPIIEDDAYGFLNYEDRVLPPLRALDEQWVYYVGSFSKILAPALRVGWVVVPEPMVFRLATVKESSDIDTATFTQRIILSFLDSGRLEGHLTRLRHEYRLRRDTLLKALEQHLPRGAKWSKPSSGMFVWVELPEGADTTALLSRALETERVAYLPGQAFTVAGGRSAAHCMRLNFSNCEPARIEEAVARLGRVLVAAQG